A single Candidatus Thermoplasmatota archaeon DNA region contains:
- a CDS encoding helix-turn-helix domain-containing protein yields MPINGQRVEKLREYGLTEYEARAYLALLDLGSATAHDAARVSRVPRTKIYAVLDDLHGKQLAEIIPERPKRYQPVPFHEYLEAVERAQRARLARIESDKGFFGGQGAKPRAVAVDRAGTFHVLKGRRNVAQKQNEMLGRAHREILATGSQWAGIRLAHSLPALREKAAAGVAVRVLCPVEPRNLDPLSAVAEVGVVRHPPESARLPQAGPASILLIDDREAIVCHHVPDDEHIFQGEDVAMWTDDSAIVAELRGLLEERWDRSEEFSVRVEALSGTLLAPADAEAPAARREARQ; encoded by the coding sequence ATGCCGATCAACGGACAGCGCGTCGAGAAGCTGCGCGAGTACGGCCTCACCGAGTACGAGGCCCGCGCGTACCTCGCGCTTCTGGACCTCGGAAGCGCCACGGCGCACGACGCCGCGCGCGTCTCGCGCGTGCCGCGCACGAAGATCTACGCCGTGCTCGACGACCTGCACGGAAAGCAGCTCGCCGAGATCATCCCCGAGCGCCCCAAGCGCTACCAGCCCGTTCCCTTCCACGAGTACCTGGAGGCTGTGGAGCGCGCGCAACGCGCCAGGCTCGCCCGCATCGAGTCCGACAAGGGATTCTTCGGGGGCCAGGGAGCCAAGCCCCGCGCGGTCGCGGTCGACCGCGCGGGCACCTTCCACGTGCTGAAGGGCCGCCGCAACGTGGCCCAGAAGCAGAACGAGATGCTCGGTCGCGCGCACCGGGAGATTCTCGCCACAGGATCCCAGTGGGCGGGCATCCGGCTCGCCCACTCCCTCCCCGCTCTCCGCGAGAAGGCCGCCGCCGGCGTGGCCGTCCGCGTGCTCTGCCCCGTCGAGCCGCGGAACCTCGATCCGCTCTCGGCCGTGGCCGAGGTGGGCGTCGTGCGCCACCCGCCCGAGTCGGCGCGGCTGCCGCAGGCGGGCCCCGCGTCGATCCTCCTCATCGACGACCGCGAGGCCATCGTCTGCCACCACGTGCCCGACGACGAGCACATCTTCCAGGGCGAGGACGTGGCCATGTGGACCGACGACTCGGCCATCGTGGCTGAGCTGCGCGGGCTTTTGGAGGAGCGCTGGGACCGCTCGGAAGAATTCTCCGTGCGCGTCGAAGCGCTCTCCGGAACGCTTCTTGCGCCCGCCGACGCCGAGGCGCCGGCCGCTCGCAGGGAGGCGCGCCAATGA
- a CDS encoding helix-turn-helix domain-containing protein, whose amino-acid sequence MEPRKIAKLQELGLTEYEARAYLALLEVTHAETQGAIAGRVAEVSRVPRTKIYDTLQSLARKGLLDMVPERPMRYVPRPLSEFLSAREDEMRKRLTTLEEEREALAAEFLPNGGLAVEGDGQFTLLRSRAAVEERVAAMMGRARIDVLLAATEGQVRRLAASPEAANEAARNGVAVRILAPLTERNRAAARALSEIAELRPMRWEENPGVAALIVDGEEAMLLHVLPDDDHLYVGSDVGLWTNDKAMVAGIRAMLELPWRLAHGLAAQRVASATA is encoded by the coding sequence GTGGAGCCGCGCAAGATCGCCAAACTTCAGGAACTGGGCTTGACCGAGTACGAGGCGAGGGCCTACCTCGCGCTCCTGGAGGTCACCCACGCCGAGACGCAGGGCGCCATCGCCGGGCGCGTGGCGGAAGTGTCGCGCGTCCCGCGGACGAAGATCTACGACACCCTCCAGTCGCTTGCGCGAAAGGGCCTTCTTGACATGGTGCCCGAGCGCCCCATGCGGTACGTGCCGCGCCCGCTCTCCGAATTCCTGTCCGCCCGCGAGGACGAGATGCGAAAGCGCCTGACGACCCTCGAGGAGGAACGCGAGGCGCTGGCCGCGGAGTTCCTCCCCAACGGGGGCCTTGCGGTGGAGGGCGACGGCCAGTTCACGCTCCTTCGCAGCCGCGCGGCGGTCGAGGAGCGCGTCGCCGCCATGATGGGCCGGGCCCGCATCGACGTCCTCCTGGCCGCGACGGAAGGCCAGGTCCGGCGCCTTGCCGCCTCGCCCGAGGCCGCAAACGAGGCCGCCCGCAACGGGGTGGCCGTCCGGATTCTTGCGCCCCTCACGGAGCGAAACCGCGCCGCCGCGCGCGCGCTCTCCGAGATCGCCGAGTTGCGGCCGATGCGCTGGGAGGAGAACCCCGGCGTGGCGGCGCTCATCGTCGACGGTGAGGAGGCCATGCTGCTGCACGTCCTGCCCGACGACGATCACCTCTACGTGGGCTCCGACGTGGGACTGTGGACAAACGACAAGGCCATGGTCGCGGGCATCCGCGCGATGCTCGAGCTGCCGTGGCGGCTTGCGCACGGGCTCGCGGCGCAGCGCGTCGCGTCGGCCACGGCGTGA
- a CDS encoding isocitrate lyase/PEP mutase family protein, translating into MPRNPSRAKTPSSMPRVPDTPFRTANQPEAFRALLAFRPYVFTTGIHSPFQAMLARMAGLPCVYMSGYSTALGRLGVADLGFPTLTEMVDNAKYIARAAGIPVIADADDGYGDAKIVQRTVAEFEQVGVAGIHLEDQTLPKRCGHLGGKRVIPVDEAVGKFRAAVDARVNPNFFLIARTDAYGAANARGDGFEESLERGRRYADAGMDMVWPEMPTASRDDAVRWSEAFRETHPDVPLGFNYSSSFRWHEEEDPLTVSELGKLGYRYIFTTLGAIHAEALAVLEYMEGMRRTEERAVFRLERMRRGAPTESHHVLGRFEHFKEIEKRYLPPEEVKARYALSTGFGADGGKLRPTATGGGGSRRNGHGAARAAARGVRSRARRA; encoded by the coding sequence ATGCCACGGAATCCGTCCCGCGCCAAGACCCCCTCGTCCATGCCCCGCGTTCCCGACACGCCGTTCCGCACGGCCAACCAGCCGGAGGCCTTCCGCGCGCTCCTTGCCTTCCGACCGTACGTGTTCACGACGGGCATCCACTCGCCCTTCCAGGCGATGCTTGCCCGCATGGCCGGGCTGCCGTGCGTGTACATGAGCGGCTACTCGACGGCCCTGGGGCGCCTGGGCGTCGCGGACCTTGGCTTCCCCACCCTCACCGAGATGGTCGACAACGCGAAGTACATCGCGCGCGCCGCCGGCATCCCCGTCATCGCGGACGCCGACGACGGCTACGGCGACGCGAAGATCGTGCAGCGCACGGTCGCCGAGTTCGAGCAGGTGGGCGTGGCCGGCATCCACCTGGAGGACCAGACGCTTCCCAAGCGCTGCGGGCACCTCGGCGGAAAGCGCGTGATCCCCGTGGACGAGGCCGTGGGGAAGTTCCGCGCGGCCGTCGACGCGCGCGTGAACCCGAACTTCTTCCTCATCGCCCGCACGGACGCCTACGGCGCCGCCAACGCCCGCGGGGACGGCTTCGAGGAGTCGCTCGAACGCGGCCGCCGCTACGCGGACGCGGGCATGGACATGGTCTGGCCCGAGATGCCAACGGCCTCCCGCGACGACGCGGTTCGCTGGTCCGAAGCGTTCCGCGAGACGCACCCCGACGTCCCGCTCGGCTTCAACTACTCGTCGAGCTTCCGGTGGCACGAGGAGGAGGACCCGCTCACCGTCTCCGAGCTGGGCAAGCTCGGGTACCGGTACATCTTCACCACGCTTGGCGCCATCCACGCAGAGGCGCTTGCCGTGCTCGAGTACATGGAGGGCATGCGGCGCACGGAGGAGCGCGCCGTGTTCCGCCTGGAGCGCATGCGCCGCGGCGCGCCGACCGAGAGCCACCACGTGCTGGGCCGCTTCGAGCACTTCAAGGAAATCGAGAAGCGCTACCTGCCGCCCGAGGAGGTGAAGGCGCGCTACGCCCTTTCGACCGGCTTTGGCGCCGACGGCGGCAAGCTGCGTCCCACGGCAACCGGTGGCGGAGGAAGCCGCCGCAACGGTCACGGCGCCGCCCGCGCGGCCGCCCGGGGGGTGCGCTCGCGTGCCCGTCGCGCCTAG
- a CDS encoding CoA ester lyase: protein MPVAPSHNGGRAANGRPFRLRRSQLAVPASNPRMMEKAALSEADEVFLDLEDAVAPSKKPEARKLLVTALGELDFGKRTVCYRINGLDTSWWYEDVIQVVSAAGDRIHDLMIPKVETPGQVEAVDLLLAQVEANAGLEPGRIGLEAQIEGPRGAANAREIARASPRLEALIFGPGDFAAAVGMPTPMIGDDAPYESHAWHAILSWLVWSGKAAGLAVLDGPYARIDDAAGYRRSCERARFLGVDGKWAIHPDQIPIANEVFAPTKEQTARAVHVLSVYEKALAEGKGALKLDGEMVDAATLRMANTTIATARAAGLL, encoded by the coding sequence GTGCCCGTCGCGCCTAGCCACAACGGCGGCCGGGCCGCAAACGGCCGCCCGTTCCGCCTCCGCCGCTCGCAGCTTGCCGTGCCGGCGAGCAACCCCCGCATGATGGAGAAGGCGGCTTTAAGCGAGGCGGACGAGGTGTTCCTCGACCTCGAGGACGCCGTCGCGCCCTCGAAGAAGCCCGAGGCGCGAAAGCTCCTCGTCACCGCGCTTGGCGAGCTCGACTTTGGCAAGCGCACCGTGTGCTACCGCATCAACGGCCTCGACACGTCGTGGTGGTACGAGGACGTCATCCAGGTCGTTTCCGCGGCCGGCGACAGGATCCACGACCTCATGATTCCCAAGGTGGAGACGCCCGGGCAGGTCGAGGCCGTGGACCTCCTGCTTGCGCAGGTCGAGGCGAACGCCGGCCTCGAACCGGGTCGCATCGGGCTTGAGGCGCAGATCGAAGGGCCCCGGGGCGCGGCCAACGCCCGGGAGATCGCCCGCGCAAGCCCTCGCCTGGAAGCGCTGATCTTTGGCCCCGGCGACTTCGCAGCCGCCGTGGGCATGCCCACGCCCATGATCGGGGACGATGCGCCCTACGAATCGCACGCGTGGCATGCGATCCTCTCCTGGCTTGTGTGGAGCGGCAAGGCCGCCGGTCTGGCTGTCCTCGACGGACCCTACGCGCGGATCGACGACGCGGCCGGCTACCGTCGCAGCTGCGAGCGGGCGCGTTTCCTTGGCGTGGACGGCAAGTGGGCCATCCACCCGGACCAGATCCCGATCGCCAACGAGGTGTTCGCTCCGACGAAGGAGCAGACCGCGCGCGCCGTGCACGTCCTCTCCGTCTACGAGAAGGCGCTTGCCGAGGGCAAGGGCGCCCTCAAGCTCGACGGAGAGATGGTCGACGCCGCGACGCTTCGCATGGCCAACACGACGATCGCCACGGCCCGCGCCGCGGGCCTGCTGTGA
- a CDS encoding PaaI family thioesterase produces MDEPAVQDRYAPQAICFGCGPANEKGLRIKSRWEGDRFVARFRPQPHHAAFPGVLNGGIVGALLDCHSNWCALTTLMRERKLAEAPSTVTAEFHVKLARPTPMDAEVLVVARPVSVEGDKVTVEAQLEALGKVTARCTGVFVAVGPGHPAYHRWS; encoded by the coding sequence GTGGACGAACCGGCCGTGCAGGACCGCTACGCGCCGCAGGCGATCTGCTTTGGCTGCGGGCCCGCCAACGAGAAGGGGCTGCGGATCAAGAGCCGGTGGGAGGGCGACCGCTTCGTGGCGCGCTTCCGGCCGCAGCCGCACCACGCGGCCTTCCCGGGCGTGCTGAACGGCGGCATCGTGGGCGCGCTTCTGGACTGCCACTCGAACTGGTGCGCGCTCACGACGCTCATGCGCGAGCGCAAGCTCGCGGAGGCGCCAAGCACGGTGACGGCCGAGTTCCACGTGAAGCTCGCGCGGCCCACGCCCATGGACGCCGAGGTGCTCGTCGTCGCGCGGCCCGTCTCCGTCGAGGGCGACAAGGTGACCGTGGAAGCGCAGCTGGAGGCGCTTGGCAAGGTCACCGCGCGCTGCACGGGCGTCTTCGTGGCCGTGGGGCCGGGGCATCCGGCCTACCATCGTTGGAGCTAG